A portion of the Mycobacterium paraseoulense genome contains these proteins:
- a CDS encoding CoA-acylating methylmalonate-semialdehyde dehydrogenase, producing the protein MTTQIPHFIDGQRTAGQSGRTADVFNPSTGEVQAQVPMAGKSEIDAAVASAVEAQKGWAAWNPQRRARVMMRFIELVNDHMDELAEMLSLEHGKTVADSRGDVQRGIEVIEFAIGIPHLLKGEYTEGAGPGIDVYSLRQPLGVVAGITPFNFPAMIPLWKAGPALACGNAFVLKPSERDPSVPVRLAELFLEAGLPPGVFQVVHGDKEAVDAILHHPDIQAVGFVGSSDIAQYIYATAAATGKRSQCFGGAKNHMIVMPDADLDQAVDALIGAGYGSAGERCMAISVAVPVGEQTANRLRARLIDRINNLRVGHSLDPKADYGPLVTEAALARVRDYIEQGVAAGAEIVIDGRERGSDDLTFDDASLEGGFFIGPTLFDHVTPDMSIYTDEIFGPVLCIVRAHDYEEALRLPSEHEYGNGVAIFTRDGDAARDFVSRVQVGMVGVNVPIPVPVSYHTFGGWKRSGFGDLNQHGPHSILFYTKTKTVTSRWPSGIKDGAEFVIPTMD; encoded by the coding sequence ATGACCACACAGATCCCCCACTTCATCGACGGGCAGCGCACGGCCGGCCAGTCCGGGCGCACCGCCGACGTCTTCAACCCGAGCACCGGCGAGGTGCAGGCGCAGGTGCCGATGGCCGGCAAGTCCGAGATCGACGCCGCGGTGGCATCCGCCGTCGAGGCCCAAAAGGGTTGGGCCGCATGGAATCCGCAACGCCGCGCCCGGGTGATGATGCGGTTCATCGAGCTGGTCAACGACCACATGGACGAGCTGGCCGAGATGCTGTCCCTCGAGCACGGCAAGACGGTGGCCGACTCGCGCGGCGACGTCCAGCGCGGCATCGAGGTGATCGAGTTCGCCATCGGCATCCCCCACCTGCTCAAGGGCGAATACACCGAAGGCGCCGGGCCGGGGATCGACGTCTACTCGCTGCGCCAGCCGCTGGGCGTGGTCGCGGGCATCACCCCGTTCAACTTCCCGGCCATGATCCCGTTGTGGAAGGCCGGGCCGGCGCTGGCGTGCGGCAACGCGTTCGTCCTCAAGCCGAGCGAGCGCGACCCGTCGGTGCCGGTGCGGCTGGCCGAGCTGTTTCTCGAGGCCGGCCTCCCGCCAGGCGTCTTCCAGGTCGTGCACGGCGACAAGGAGGCCGTCGACGCCATCCTGCACCACCCCGACATCCAGGCGGTGGGCTTCGTCGGCAGCTCCGACATCGCGCAGTACATCTACGCGACGGCCGCGGCCACCGGCAAGCGGTCGCAATGCTTCGGCGGCGCCAAGAACCACATGATCGTGATGCCCGATGCGGACCTCGATCAGGCCGTCGACGCGCTGATCGGCGCCGGATACGGCAGCGCCGGTGAACGGTGCATGGCGATCAGCGTCGCGGTGCCGGTCGGCGAGCAGACGGCGAATCGCTTGCGCGCCAGGCTCATCGACCGGATCAACAACCTGCGGGTGGGCCACAGCCTGGACCCCAAGGCCGACTACGGTCCGCTGGTCACCGAGGCGGCGCTGGCGCGGGTGCGCGATTACATCGAGCAGGGTGTGGCCGCGGGTGCCGAAATCGTGATCGACGGGCGCGAACGCGGCAGCGACGACCTGACCTTCGACGACGCCAGCCTCGAGGGCGGATTCTTCATCGGCCCGACGCTGTTCGACCACGTCACCCCGGACATGTCGATCTACACCGACGAGATCTTCGGACCCGTGCTGTGCATCGTGCGCGCGCACGACTACGAAGAGGCGCTGCGGCTGCCGTCGGAGCACGAGTACGGCAACGGCGTGGCGATCTTCACCCGCGACGGCGACGCCGCCCGCGACTTCGTCTCCCGGGTGCAGGTGGGCATGGTCGGCGTCAACGTTCCCATCCCGGTTCCGGTGTCCTACCACACCTTCGGCGGCTGGAAGCGCTCCGGCTTCGGCGACCTCAACCAGCACGGGCCGCACTCGATCCTGTTCTACACCAAGACCAAGACCGTCACGTCGCGGTGGCCCTCCGGGATCAAGGATGGCGCCGAATTCGTCATCCCCACAATGGATTAA
- a CDS encoding acyl-CoA dehydrogenase family protein, with protein MFTLNDDERVITETAAAFAAKRLAPHALEWDATKHFATEVLRESAELGMAAIYCREDVGGSGLRRLDGVRIFEQLAIADPTTAAFLSIHNMCAWMIDTFGTAEQRKAWVPRLASMDVIASYCLTEPGAGSDASALSTRAVREGGDYVLDGVKQFISGAGASDVYVVMARTGGDGPRGISAFVVEKGADGLSFGALEEKMGWHAQPTAQVILDGVRVPADAMLGGSDGEGAGFGIAMNGLNGGRLNIAACSLGGAQSAFDKAGAYVREREAFGRALLDEPTIRFTLADMATGLETSRMMLWRAADALDNDDPDKVELCAMAKRYVTDTCFEVADKALQLHGGYGYLREYGLEKIVRDLRVHRILEGTNEIMRVVIGRAEAARVRSSA; from the coding sequence ATGTTCACCCTGAACGACGACGAGCGCGTCATCACCGAGACGGCGGCCGCGTTCGCCGCCAAGCGCCTCGCCCCGCACGCCCTGGAATGGGACGCGACGAAGCACTTCGCGACCGAGGTGTTGCGGGAATCCGCCGAGCTGGGGATGGCGGCGATCTACTGCCGCGAGGACGTCGGCGGTAGCGGGCTGCGCCGGCTCGACGGGGTCCGCATCTTCGAGCAGCTGGCCATCGCCGACCCGACCACCGCCGCGTTCCTGTCCATCCACAACATGTGCGCGTGGATGATCGACACGTTCGGCACCGCCGAACAGCGCAAGGCCTGGGTGCCGCGGCTGGCCTCGATGGACGTCATCGCCAGCTACTGCCTCACCGAGCCGGGCGCCGGGTCGGACGCCAGCGCGTTGAGCACCCGCGCCGTCCGGGAGGGCGGCGACTACGTGCTCGACGGCGTCAAGCAGTTCATCTCCGGCGCCGGTGCCTCCGACGTCTACGTGGTGATGGCCCGCACCGGCGGCGACGGCCCGCGCGGCATCTCCGCGTTCGTCGTCGAAAAGGGCGCCGACGGGCTGAGTTTCGGGGCCCTCGAGGAAAAGATGGGCTGGCACGCCCAGCCCACCGCGCAGGTCATCTTGGACGGCGTGCGGGTGCCGGCCGACGCCATGCTGGGCGGCTCGGACGGCGAGGGCGCCGGCTTCGGCATCGCGATGAACGGCCTGAACGGCGGTCGGCTCAACATCGCGGCATGCTCGCTCGGCGGCGCGCAGTCCGCCTTCGACAAGGCGGGCGCCTACGTGCGCGAGCGCGAGGCGTTCGGCAGGGCCCTGCTCGACGAACCCACCATCCGGTTCACCCTGGCGGACATGGCCACCGGGCTGGAAACCTCGCGAATGATGTTGTGGCGGGCCGCCGATGCGTTGGACAACGACGACCCCGACAAGGTCGAGCTGTGCGCGATGGCCAAGCGCTACGTCACCGACACCTGCTTCGAGGTGGCCGACAAGGCCCTGCAGCTGCACGGTGGCTACGGCTACCTGCGGGAGTACGGTCTCGAGAAGATCGTGCGCGACCTGCGCGTGCACCGAATCCTGGAAGGGACCAACGAGATCATGCGGGTGGTGATCGGCCGGGCCGAGGCCGCGCGAGTGCGGTCGAGCGCGTAG
- a CDS encoding SDR family oxidoreductase, whose protein sequence is MRVFVTGATGGIGSAVVPELIGAGHDVLALARSDASARAARSMGAEVLRGDLDDPEALRRGAAASDGVIHLAFLHFDDFQKAVAQEAGAVEAFGAAFEGSGKPFVMASGTPVIPGRTATERDPAPADGPIGGRGRNARAALELAAKDVRSAVVRLPRSVHREAGPCGFASLLIEAARRTGVSGYVGDGTQRWPAVHVLDAARLFRLVLEDATPGTVAHAVADEGDPMRALAEAIGRELDVPTAAVPADHFGFFGAVFGADQPASSALTRERFGWQPAHPSLLADLAAGHYPA, encoded by the coding sequence ATGCGCGTTTTCGTCACGGGTGCCACCGGAGGGATCGGCTCCGCCGTCGTGCCCGAGCTCATCGGCGCGGGCCACGACGTTCTCGCGCTGGCCCGCTCCGATGCGTCGGCGCGGGCCGCCCGGTCCATGGGAGCCGAGGTGCTGCGCGGTGACCTCGACGACCCGGAGGCCCTGCGCCGGGGCGCCGCGGCGTCCGACGGCGTGATTCACCTCGCCTTCCTCCACTTCGACGATTTCCAGAAGGCGGTCGCCCAGGAGGCCGGCGCCGTCGAGGCCTTCGGCGCCGCGTTCGAAGGCAGCGGAAAGCCGTTCGTCATGGCCTCGGGCACACCCGTGATCCCCGGCCGCACCGCCACCGAACGCGACCCGGCGCCGGCCGACGGACCCATCGGCGGGCGCGGCCGCAACGCGCGCGCCGCGCTGGAACTGGCCGCCAAGGACGTCCGGTCGGCGGTGGTGCGCCTGCCGCGGTCCGTGCACCGGGAAGCCGGCCCCTGCGGGTTCGCGTCGCTGCTCATCGAGGCGGCGCGACGCACCGGGGTCTCCGGCTACGTCGGCGACGGCACCCAGCGCTGGCCGGCCGTGCACGTCCTCGACGCCGCGCGCCTGTTTCGCCTGGTGCTCGAAGACGCCACCCCGGGGACGGTGGCGCACGCCGTCGCCGACGAGGGGGACCCGATGCGCGCGCTCGCCGAGGCCATCGGGCGCGAACTCGATGTGCCCACCGCGGCGGTCCCGGCGGACCATTTCGGGTTTTTCGGCGCCGTTTTCGGGGCGGACCAGCCGGCGTCGAGCGCGCTGACCCGCGAGAGATTCGGCTGGCAGCCCGCCCATCCGAGCCTGCTGGCGGATCTGGCGGCCGGCCACTACCCGGCGTGA
- a CDS encoding RNA polymerase sigma factor: MAARNEPVKRPLRAVPDSGVDAGYPDWEAVYSDNASWVYRTLFARVGNRADAEDLTAEVFLAALRPLRLSASIGEVRAYLRVTARTVLAAHWRETLGREITSIDDIEQPPESEEAISTAPQRVARVLDNLPDRYRQILELRFLQGHSIKDSAAELGVSVANAKVLQHRALRLAAQVNDGGQP, translated from the coding sequence GTGGCGGCACGAAACGAACCGGTCAAACGGCCACTGCGGGCGGTGCCCGACAGTGGCGTTGACGCCGGCTACCCCGACTGGGAGGCCGTGTACTCCGACAACGCGTCCTGGGTGTACCGGACGCTGTTCGCCCGGGTCGGCAACCGGGCCGACGCCGAGGACCTGACCGCCGAGGTCTTCCTCGCCGCGCTGCGGCCGCTGCGCCTGAGCGCGAGCATCGGGGAGGTGCGCGCCTATCTGCGGGTCACCGCCCGCACGGTGCTCGCCGCGCATTGGCGGGAAACCCTGGGCCGGGAGATAACCTCGATCGACGACATCGAACAACCACCGGAGAGCGAGGAAGCGATCAGCACCGCGCCGCAGCGTGTCGCCCGGGTTCTCGACAATCTGCCGGACCGTTACCGGCAGATCCTGGAATTGCGCTTCCTGCAAGGGCATTCGATCAAGGACTCCGCAGCGGAATTGGGCGTCAGCGTCGCCAACGCCAAGGTGCTCCAGCATCGCGCGCTGCGGCTGGCGGCGCAGGTCAATGATGGGGGTCAGCCATGA
- the mmsB gene encoding 3-hydroxyisobutyrate dehydrogenase has protein sequence MTSIAFLGLGNMGGPMSANLVAAGHIVRGFDPVPAAVAAAGGNGVTTFDSAADAVAGADVVITMLPNGDLVKRCYADVLPAAQSGALFIDSSTISVNDAREVHALAEAQGVSQLDAPVSGGVKGAVAGTLAFMVGGDEAALDRARPVLEPMAGKVIHCGAAGAGQAAKVCNNMVLAVQQIAVGEAFVLAEKLGLSAQSLFDVITGATGNCWAVHTNCPVPGPVPTSPANNDFKPGFATALMNKDLGLAMDAVTSTGSAAPLGRHAAEIYAKFAASHADKDFSAVIEMLRES, from the coding sequence ATGACGAGCATCGCTTTCCTCGGTCTGGGCAACATGGGCGGGCCGATGTCGGCGAACCTGGTGGCCGCGGGACACATCGTGCGCGGGTTCGACCCGGTGCCCGCGGCGGTCGCCGCCGCGGGCGGCAACGGGGTGACGACGTTCGACAGCGCGGCCGACGCGGTGGCCGGGGCCGACGTGGTGATCACCATGTTGCCCAACGGGGACCTGGTCAAGCGCTGCTACGCCGACGTGCTGCCCGCCGCCCAGTCGGGCGCGCTGTTCATCGACAGCTCCACCATTTCGGTCAACGACGCCCGCGAGGTGCACGCGCTCGCGGAAGCGCAGGGGGTCTCGCAGCTGGACGCGCCGGTCTCCGGCGGCGTGAAGGGCGCCGTCGCCGGGACACTGGCGTTCATGGTGGGCGGCGACGAGGCCGCCCTGGACCGCGCCCGGCCGGTGCTGGAACCCATGGCGGGCAAGGTGATTCACTGTGGCGCGGCCGGGGCCGGGCAGGCCGCCAAGGTGTGCAACAACATGGTGCTGGCGGTGCAGCAGATCGCCGTCGGCGAGGCGTTCGTCCTGGCCGAGAAGCTCGGGCTTTCGGCGCAGTCCCTTTTCGACGTCATCACCGGCGCGACCGGCAACTGCTGGGCCGTGCACACCAACTGTCCGGTGCCGGGCCCGGTGCCGACGTCACCGGCCAACAACGACTTCAAGCCGGGTTTCGCGACCGCGCTGATGAACAAGGACCTGGGGCTGGCCATGGACGCGGTGACCTCCACGGGGTCGGCCGCGCCGCTGGGCCGGCACGCCGCCGAGATCTACGCCAAGTTCGCGGCATCCCACGCCGACAAGGACTTCAGCGCGGTGATCGAGATGCTGCGGGAGAGCTGA
- a CDS encoding cupredoxin domain-containing protein, with amino-acid sequence MGMTLRTHSAAALAAAVLLAGCSVSRPAAGTGVPTGSTSVTAPAAPVGGNQVSIDNFAFAPATLTVAVGTTVTWTNRDEEPHTVAASDGSFHSPGMGTGATFTHTFTDPGTFDYVCSIHPMMHGTVVVTR; translated from the coding sequence CTGGGCATGACGCTTCGAACACACTCGGCGGCCGCGCTGGCCGCCGCCGTGCTGCTGGCCGGTTGCTCGGTTTCGCGGCCCGCCGCCGGCACCGGCGTGCCCACCGGCTCGACGTCGGTGACCGCACCGGCTGCTCCGGTCGGCGGCAACCAGGTCAGCATCGACAACTTCGCGTTCGCACCCGCCACGTTGACCGTCGCGGTCGGCACCACCGTCACGTGGACCAACCGCGACGAGGAGCCGCACACGGTGGCGGCAAGCGACGGCTCGTTCCACTCGCCCGGCATGGGGACCGGGGCCACCTTCACCCACACCTTCACCGACCCCGGCACTTTCGACTACGTCTGCTCGATCCACCCGATGATGCACGGGACCGTGGTGGTGACGCGGTGA
- a CDS encoding NAD(P)-binding protein: MRTIEADYLVVGAGAMGMAFVDTLVSETDARVVLVDRNHQPGGHWTMAYPFVRLHQPSAFYGVNSLRLGGDSIDQIGWNQGLYELATAGEVCAYYDHVLRRQLLASGRVSYFPMSEYRGDGRFTTLAGIDYAVNATRRVVDATYMHVTVPAMRPPPYPLAPGVTCVPPNDLPKCGAHERYVIVGAGKTGIDTCLWLLGQGIAPDRLTWIMPRDSWLLDRAKMQPGSLFADQIKAGFIAQLRAISDATSVEDLFARLEESGGLLRIDPAVRPTMYRCATVTRQELEQLRRIGDLVRLGHLRRVDADRMILDGGAVARDGRTLYVDCTADGAEKRPSTPIFDDGRITLQSVRGCQQIFSAALIAHVEAAYQDDRAKNELCVPLPHPDTDLDWLRLALADYTNQLRWLDDPDLTAWMSAARLDLFGHLIGHLLPPASAKPRVRERILGIAKSVFSATAAKLDELLGEQTQLAAP, encoded by the coding sequence ATGCGCACCATCGAGGCCGACTACCTGGTGGTCGGCGCGGGCGCCATGGGAATGGCGTTCGTCGACACGCTGGTGTCGGAGACGGACGCGCGCGTGGTGCTGGTCGACCGCAACCACCAGCCGGGCGGGCATTGGACCATGGCCTACCCGTTCGTGCGGCTGCATCAGCCCTCGGCGTTCTACGGCGTCAACTCGCTGAGACTCGGCGGCGACTCGATCGACCAGATCGGTTGGAACCAAGGGCTTTACGAGCTGGCCACCGCGGGCGAGGTCTGTGCGTACTACGACCACGTGCTGCGCCGGCAGCTGTTGGCGAGCGGGCGGGTCAGCTACTTCCCGATGAGCGAATACCGCGGTGACGGCCGCTTCACCACGCTCGCCGGGATCGACTACGCCGTCAACGCGACGCGCCGCGTCGTCGACGCCACGTACATGCACGTCACGGTGCCGGCCATGCGCCCGCCGCCCTATCCCCTCGCGCCGGGCGTGACCTGCGTGCCGCCCAACGACCTGCCGAAATGCGGCGCGCACGAGCGGTACGTGATCGTCGGGGCCGGCAAGACCGGCATCGACACCTGCCTGTGGCTGCTTGGCCAAGGCATCGCGCCCGACCGGCTGACCTGGATCATGCCCCGCGACTCCTGGCTGCTGGACCGCGCGAAGATGCAGCCCGGATCGTTGTTCGCCGACCAGATCAAAGCCGGCTTCATCGCGCAGCTTCGCGCCATCAGCGACGCCACGTCGGTCGAGGACCTTTTCGCGCGGCTCGAGGAATCCGGCGGTCTGCTGCGGATAGATCCTGCGGTCCGACCGACGATGTATCGCTGCGCGACCGTCACCCGGCAGGAACTCGAGCAGCTGCGACGCATCGGCGACCTGGTGCGGCTGGGCCACCTGCGACGCGTCGACGCGGACCGGATGATCCTCGACGGCGGTGCGGTGGCCCGGGACGGCCGCACCCTGTACGTCGACTGCACCGCCGACGGCGCCGAAAAGCGCCCATCGACACCGATTTTCGACGACGGCCGGATCACGCTGCAAAGCGTGCGCGGCTGCCAGCAGATCTTCAGTGCCGCGCTCATCGCCCACGTGGAAGCCGCGTACCAGGACGACCGGGCGAAGAACGAACTGTGTGTGCCGTTGCCGCATCCCGACACCGACCTGGACTGGCTGCGGCTGGCGCTGGCCGACTACACGAATCAGCTGCGCTGGCTCGACGACCCGGACCTGACCGCCTGGATGTCGGCGGCCCGCCTGGACCTGTTCGGCCATCTGATCGGCCACCTGCTGCCGCCGGCATCGGCGAAGCCCCGGGTGCGCGAGCGGATACTCGGCATCGCCAAGTCGGTGTTCTCGGCCACCGCCGCCAAACTCGACGAGCTGCTCGGTGAACAAACCCAGCTCGCCGCGCCGTGA
- a CDS encoding helix-turn-helix domain-containing protein, whose translation MPRWEPDARARLVAAALQLFSEQGYDRTTVAEIADHAGLTKSTFFRYFPDKREVLAAGQETLAQLLTEGIASAPADAGPLAAVAAGLARAAGPMTPFNRELGPRVQAVIATSTELQARDALKQVGLAAAMADALRARGVADRAATLAAEMGVLAFKEAFAAWLAADDDQDLGELARKALNDLRAAAADID comes from the coding sequence ATGCCCCGATGGGAACCCGATGCGCGAGCGCGGCTGGTCGCCGCCGCGCTACAGCTGTTCTCCGAGCAGGGCTACGACCGGACCACCGTCGCCGAGATCGCCGACCACGCCGGCCTGACCAAGAGCACCTTTTTTCGGTATTTCCCCGACAAGCGGGAGGTGCTGGCGGCCGGCCAGGAGACCCTGGCGCAACTGCTGACCGAGGGGATCGCCTCCGCGCCCGCGGACGCGGGCCCGCTCGCGGCGGTCGCCGCCGGGCTCGCACGGGCGGCCGGGCCGATGACACCGTTCAATCGCGAGCTCGGGCCCCGGGTGCAGGCCGTCATCGCCACCAGCACCGAGCTGCAGGCCCGTGACGCGCTCAAACAGGTGGGCCTTGCCGCGGCCATGGCGGACGCGTTGCGCGCCCGGGGGGTGGCGGACCGCGCGGCGACCCTGGCGGCCGAAATGGGAGTGCTCGCGTTCAAGGAGGCATTCGCCGCGTGGCTTGCCGCCGACGACGACCAAGACCTGGGCGAACTGGCCCGCAAAGCCCTCAATGACCTCCGCGCCGCGGCGGCCGACATCGACTGA
- a CDS encoding Rieske (2Fe-2S) protein produces the protein MNARGLRRYVDDLLRGRRPRPFAPDDFEAAQLRTAIELRAAGRRGDAPRPEFLDDLHRRLAEQISDGRGEVAAKHSSTRRQVIVGTSAAAAAAVTAVSIDRAVITGQTGGVPAADNTPLTPNAGIWQRVAASSQVPDGVMHPFDLGSVSGFVRRVDGKPQAISGVCTHQGCRLWFDAPDDTLRCPCHSTSFSPTGQVLTHQLPIAPKPLPPLLVREVDGVIEVFAPPRPDQPA, from the coding sequence ATGAACGCGCGCGGGTTGCGCCGATACGTCGATGACCTGTTGCGGGGCCGGCGGCCCAGGCCGTTCGCCCCCGACGACTTCGAGGCGGCGCAGCTGCGCACGGCGATCGAACTGCGCGCGGCCGGACGCAGGGGCGACGCGCCCCGCCCGGAATTCCTCGACGATCTGCACCGCCGCCTCGCCGAGCAGATCTCCGACGGGCGAGGAGAAGTGGCGGCCAAGCACAGCAGCACCCGCCGCCAGGTCATCGTCGGCACGTCGGCCGCCGCGGCCGCCGCGGTCACCGCGGTGTCCATCGACCGAGCGGTGATCACCGGTCAAACCGGCGGTGTCCCCGCCGCCGACAACACGCCTCTGACGCCCAACGCCGGAATCTGGCAGCGGGTGGCGGCCAGCTCGCAGGTGCCCGACGGCGTCATGCACCCCTTCGACCTCGGTTCGGTCAGCGGATTCGTCCGCCGCGTCGACGGCAAGCCCCAGGCCATCTCCGGGGTGTGCACCCACCAGGGGTGCCGGTTGTGGTTCGACGCGCCCGACGACACGCTGCGCTGCCCCTGCCACTCGACGTCCTTCTCGCCGACCGGGCAGGTGCTCACCCATCAACTGCCGATTGCTCCGAAGCCGTTGCCGCCGTTACTGGTTCGTGAAGTCGACGGCGTCATCGAGGTGTTCGCCCCCCCGCGCCCCGACCAGCCCGCCTGA